A single region of the Sorghum bicolor cultivar BTx623 chromosome 9, Sorghum_bicolor_NCBIv3, whole genome shotgun sequence genome encodes:
- the LOC8082986 gene encoding VQ motif-containing protein 4 yields MEVAAAKQLLPMARGVPNSPSSSTSSSSPSSAACASPSPRQQSQAPVPPSPKPVPRIIDTTPFPTTFVQADTANFKQVVQRLTGSDTPPTPAAAQQKPAKSSHGHHHHHHHHHHGGGSGLASGPKKPAFKLYERRIGKNNLKMIAPLAMAAAAAAGASPRKAAPEVLSPSVLDFPSLALGSPVTPLLSDPFNRSPPSAGEEDEAAERAAIARKGFFLHPSPRAAAEPPRLLPLFPVTSPRVAPSPAAAPSPLQ; encoded by the coding sequence ATGGAAGTTGCTGCGGCGAAGCAACTCCTCCCCATGGCGCGGGGGGTCCCCAACTCcccgtcctcctccacctcctcctcctcgccctcgtCCGCCGCCTGCGCCTCCCCGTCGCCGCGCCAGCAGTCCCAGGCGCCCGTGCCGCCGTCGCCCAAGCCCGTGCCGCGCATCATCGACACCACGCCGTTCCCCACCACCTTCGTGCAGGCCGACACCGCCAACTTCAAGCAAGTCGTCCAGAGGCTCACCGGCTCCGACacgccgccgacgccggcggcggcccAGCAGAAGCCCGCCAAGAGCAGCCACGgccatcaccaccaccaccaccaccaccaccacggcgGTGGCAGCGGCCTCGCTAGCGGTCCCAAGAAGCCGGCCTTCAAGCTCTACGAGCGCCGGATCGGCAAGAACAACCTCAAGATGATCGCGCCGCTGGCGATGgcagcggccgcggccgcgggcgCGTCGCCGAGGAAGGCGGCGCCGGAGGTGCTGTCGCCCAGCGTGCTCGACTTCCCGTCCCTGGCGCTAGGGAGCCCCGTCACGCCGCTGCTGTCCGACCCCTTCAACCGGTCGCCGCCGTCGGCgggcgaggaggacgaggccgcCGAGCGCGCCGCCATCGCGCGGAAGGGCTTCTTCCTGCACCCATCGCCGAgggccgccgccgagccgccgcGGCTACTGCCGCTGTTCCCCGTCACGTCCCCCAGGGTGGCGCCCtcacccgccgccgcgccgtcgcCGTTGCAGTGA
- the LOC8082987 gene encoding serine/threonine-protein kinase HT1 encodes MDDEDYSWVRRTRFSQSIVRSSSGREQYGAFIEQFSRGAELRQNGLGTGGYRLPRQSLQPPLAKGPGVSNSARLPIPKAKSAVAQSERKLKHVSSDGQLNRDRSADCSSQESSVKQNRKGLVGLNLDIPQLHVVRPSKDSPDPLDFSFHSEEHSQTLQRVCSSPAPFFMKDATARADDSRVRSASMKVTGEVSKPMAKPKRRAKSPIPKRAISDVFKEAKAATKRFSSPQRQRKPTSPRSPDDSPPFGFASLRTPSKLKINSRTSSWPRRNLDSGLAKVAALEILERWTVDRSELLIGHRFASGAYSRLFHGIYKELPVAVKFIRQPDDGEDDELSAKLEKQFTSEVTILARLQHRNVIKLVGACNCPPVFCVITEFLSGGSLRAFLRKLERKTLPLEKVVSIALDIARGLEYIHLKGIVHRDIKPENILFDGEFCAKVVDFGVACEEIYCNLLGDDPGTYRWMAPEMYKHKPYGRKVDVYSFGLVLWELVTGSLPYEDMTPLQAAFAVVNKNLRPVIPLSCPAALKLLIEQCWSWNPEKRPEFQQIVSILENFKRALERDGTLDKVPISICQALECIDQNKKKAANWIQRLSYAQPDFSGRPPPKLL; translated from the exons ATGGATGACGAGGACTACTCGTGGGTGCGGCGCACCAGGTTCTCGCAGTCCATCGTCAGGTCCAGCTCCGGCAGGGAGCAGTATGGCGCGTTCATCGAGCAGTTCAGTCGTGGCGCCGAGCTGAGGCAGAACGGGTTGGGCACAGGGGGCTACAGGCTCCCTCGCCAGAGTCTACAGCCGCCCTTGGCGAAGGGACCCGGGGTCTCCAACTCGGCAAGGCTGCCGATTCCCAAGGCGAAATCGGCAGTTGCCCAGTCGGAACGGAAGCTGAAACATGTGTCTTCAGATGGACAGCTCAACAGAGACAGGAGCGCTGATTGCTCGTCGCAAGAGTCATCGGTGAAGCAGAACCGGAAGGGGCTCGTCGGCCTGAACTTGGACATTCCACAGCTGCATGTGGTTCGGCCATCCAAGGACAGTCCAGACCCGCTGGATTTCTCTTTTCACTCGGAAGAGCACAGCCAGACGCTTCAGAGAGTGTGTTCTAGCCCGGCTCCTTTCTTTATGAAGGATGCAACGGCACGAGCTGATGATTCCAGAGTGCGTAGTGCATCTATGAAGGTCACCGGAGAAGTGTCCAAGCCGATGGCGAAGCCGAAACGAAGAGCCAAGTCCCCTATCCCCAAGCGCGCCATCTCGGATGTGTTCAAGGAGGCGAAAGCTGCCACCAAGAGGTTCTCCAGCCCGCAACGGCAGAGGAAGCCCACATCCCCACGGTCACCAGATGACAGCCCTCCATTCGGCTTTGCTTCACTGAGAACACCAAGCAAACTGAAGATTAATAGCAGAACCTCCTCATGGCCGAGAAGGAACCTTGACAGTGGACTGGCAAAAGTTGCTGCACTGGAGATCCTTGAGAGGTGGACAGTGGATCGCTCTGAGTTGCTCATCGGCCATAGATTTGCATCCGGGGCGTATAGCCGATTGTTCCATGGGATCTACAAGGAGCTACCTGTTGCTGTGAAGTTCATCAGGCAGCCTGACGATGGCGAGGATGACGAATTGTCTGCTAAGCTTGAGAAGCAGTTCACTTCAGAGGTTACCATTCTGGCAAGGCTCCAACATCGTAATGTCATTAAG CTTGTTGGGGCCTGTAATTGCCCGCCAGTCTTCTGTGTCATCACTGAGTTTTTGTCTGGGGGTTCTTTGAGGGCTTTCTTGCGAAAGCTGGAGCGTAAAACTCTTCCTTTGGAGAAGGTCGTTTCCATCGCTTTGGATATCGCACGTGGCCTGGAATATATTCACCTCAAAGGAATTGTGCACCGTGACATCAAACCCGAGAACATCTTATTTGATGGAGAATTTTGCGCTAAGGTCGTCGATTTTGGAGTGGCATGTGAAGAAATATACTGCAATTTGTTAGGGGATGATCCAGGTACTTATAGATGGATGGCACCAGAGATGTACAAGCACAAGCCATATGGCCGGAAGGTTGATGTTTATAGCTTTGGACTTGTCTTGTGGGAATTGGTCACTGGTTCACTCCCTTACGAAGATATGACTCCGCTTCAGGCAGCTTTTGCGGTTGTTAATAAG aatttgagaccggttaTTCCATTGAGCTGCCCAGCAGCGCTGAAGCTATTGATCGAGCAATGTTGGTCCTGGAACCCAGAAAAGAGGCCCGAGTTTCAGCAAATAGTTTCAATCCTTGAAAACTTCAAGAGAGCTCTTGAAAGAGATGGAACACTCGACAAGGTCCCAATCTCGATCTGCCAGGCCCTGGAATGCATTGAtcaaaacaagaagaaggctgccaaCTGGATCCAAAGGCTGTCATACGCTCAACCTGATTTCTCCGGACGTCCACCCCCAAAGTTACTGTAG
- the LOC110430484 gene encoding uncharacterized protein LOC110430484: MSTSSQRARAAQAAAAAAAGAYPEAGAVVNPGGDRARRLAAAEAAAAQAAQAAREAAAAAQEAAATAAALRAEVDREPRVYGRRSPDPRRGSPSRSPERHRRAQSPSPARHRGRGGRRGSPVVQTVYKDGGAGTPWPMLTKSNYHEWSTLMRLKMQARQLWDAVEYGDLPYHDDRRALEAIISGVPQEMQVSLADKLTAKDAWDSIAAARIGVDRVRRATLQRLRKEWENLSFHPGEHIEDFALRLATLKQQMILHGERNMDEERAVEKLLRATPRKYM; the protein is encoded by the coding sequence ATGTCTACCTCAAGCCAGAGAGCCAGAGCAGCACAAgctgcagccgccgccgccgcaggcgcCTACCCAGAGGCTGGCGCCGTGGTGAACCCAGGAGGCGATCGCGCCAGGCGCTTGGCAGCGGCAGAGGCCGCAGCCGCGCAGGCAGCACAGGCGGCGCgagaggcagcagcagcagctcaggAGGCGGCCGCCACGGCCGCGGCTCTCCGTGCGGAGGTGGACCGGGAGCCGCGCGTGTACGGGCGGAGGAGCCCTGATCCGCGCCGCGGGAGCCCGTCGCGGAGCCCTGAGCGGCATCGCCGGGCTCAATCTCCGTCGCCCGCTCGCCATCGAGGACGCGGAGGCCGTCGCGGATCTCCGGTGGTCCAGACGGTGTACAAGGACGGCGGCGCGGGGACTCCATGGCCGATGCTGACGAAGTCGAACTACCATGAGTGGAGCACGCTCATGCGACTCAAGATGCAGGCCCGCCAGCTCTGGGACGCCGTCGAGTATGGCGATCTCCCGTACCACGACGATCGGCGCGCGCTGGAGGCCATCATCTCGGGAGTTCCGCAGGAGATGCAGGTGTCGCTCGCGGACAAGCTCACCGCCAAGGACGCCTGGGACTCCATCGCCGCAGCGCGCATCGGCGTCGACCGCGTCCGCCGCGCCACGCTACAACGACTTCGCAAGGAGTGGGAGAACCTCTCCTTCCACCCAGGGGAGCACATCGAGGACTTCGCTCTCCGCCTCGCCACGCTGAAGCAGCAGATGATCCTCCACGGCGAGAGGAACATGGACGAGGAGCGAGCGGTGGAGAAGCTTCTTCGTGCTACGCCCAGGAAGTACATGTag